The Chanos chanos chromosome 6, fChaCha1.1, whole genome shotgun sequence genome includes a region encoding these proteins:
- the mcamb gene encoding melanoma cell adhesion molecule b, which translates to MTLRKNLVVLAVFHILSWQAWAKVEVSMEDRVEVYQGDMVDIPCMYTLSQKSNDVVVQWFVKHTGNKKQIFYGDDHTETVEPDTSFHGRINVTHHLVGKKGTSILSIPEVQLSDERTFYCSIKASDLGSAEGHTRLLVFKSPEVPSIEPVYGGIPVSNLGHSKIATCKVNNGYPHPNITWYRDRTPLQQEDENVKVMERETIHPSGLISVESDLHLRVIKEYKDSKFYCEVSYFVPAGLKMTESDRINITVHYASTKVTLEKEYPKGLVKEGDNVTLRCRGDGNPQPPFTFTFKGEDIEAELDMLILANVTQLNNGTYQCKSLDVDTYEEFEDSMELVVNFLQPAEVRRISDDHSSVLLLGEDLELICTAFSTLPTRTVWSKDGKQIGEGDKLLMENGTYEMAGTYVCKVTVPSLPELQEQDSIQIDVHGSPDMVQPVMVISEDNAERSVNLSCYARGFPVPFINWTFSNPESFQAVSETLTETNVYSVVTVKAISDVNVSCIAFNSYGTISMSYSVSATQITTPVTTSTSTWTKAAGSPSSPKQKGKRGGSGVIIAVIIICILLLAVLGSVLYFLYKTGKISCGRSGKQDLTKVKPGKDDMVGEMKTDKSEETVLLQGINGDKKLSNDQ; encoded by the exons ATGACACTCCGAAAGAATCTGGTCGTGCTCGCGGTGTTTCACATCCTTTCTTGGCAAG CATGGGCGAAGGTGGAAGTGAGCATGGAAGACAGGGTGGAGGTGTACCAAGGTGACATGGTCGACATCCCGTGCATGTACACACTAAGTCAGAAATCCAATGATGTGGTTGTCCAGTGGTTTGTG AAGCACACTGGGAACAAAAAGCAGATCTTTTATGGTGATGACCACACGGAGACTGTGGAACCGGACACTAGCTTCCATGGACGAATCAATGTCACTCACCATCTGGTGGGTAAGAAGGGAACATCAATTTTGTCCATACCTGAGGTACAGCTGAGTGACGAGAGGACGTTCTACTGCTCTATTAAGGCCTCAGATTTGGGGAGTGCAGAGGGACACACTCGACTCTTGGTGTTCA agTCACCTGAGGTTCCCAGCATTGAGCCAGTGTATGGTGGAATCCCTGTCAGCAATCTTGGCCATTCGAAG ATTGCAACCTGCAAAGTGAATAATGGCTATCCTCATCCTAACATCACATGGTACAGGGACAGGACTCCACTTCAACAAGAAGATGAGA ATGTGAAAGTTATGGAAAGAGAAACTATACACCCCAGTGGCCTGATCTCTGTAGAGAGTGATCTGCATCTCAGAGTGATTAAGGAATACAAGGATTCCAAATTCTACTGTGAGGTCAGCTACTTTGTCCCTGCGGGACTGAAGATGACTGAGTCTGACCGCATCAATATTACAGTCCACT ACGCGTCCACAAAGGTGACGTTGGAGAAGGAGTATCCCAAGGGCCTTGTCAAAGAAGGGGACAATGTCACACTCCGCTGCCGGGGGGATGGAAACCCTCAGCCGCCATTTACTTTCACATTTAAAGGA GAGGACATAGAGGCAGAACTGGATATGCTGATCCTGGCTAATGTAACCCAGTTAAATAATGGCACGTACCAGTGCAAGTCTCTGGACGTGGACACATATGAAGAATTTGAAGATTCCATGGAACTTGTCGTGAACT tTCTTCAACCTGCTGAGGTCAGAAGAATATCTGACGATCACTCCTCGGTCCTGCTTCTGGGAGAAGACTTAGAACTGATCTGCACAGCATTTTCCACGTTGCCTACTCGTACTGTGTGGAGTAAG GATGGGAAACAAATAGGGGAGGGGGATAAACTGTTGATGGAAAATGGCACCTATGAAATGGCTGGCACGTACgtgtgtaaagtgacagtgccCTCTCTGCCTGAGCTACAGGAACAGGACTCTATACAAATAGATGTGCATG GGAGTCCAGATATGGTCCAGCCAGTGATGGTGATTTCAGAGGACAATGCTGAGAGGTCAGTGAACCTCAGTTGCTATGCTAGAGGCTTCCCTGTCCCATTCATCAACTGGACCTTCTCAAACCCAGAG AGTTTCCAGGCGGTGTCAGAGACATTGACAGAAACGAACGTTTACAGTGTGGTGACAGTAAAAGCCATCTCAGACGTCAATGTTTCCTGCATTGCCTTCAATTCATATGGCACCATTTCCATGTCCTACAGTGTTTCAGCCA CTCAGATAACAACACCTGTAACAACTTCAACTTCCACATGGACAAAAG CGGCAGGATCTCCTTCTTCCCCCAAACAGAAGGGCAAGAGAG GGGGCAGTGGAGTGATCATTGCAGTCATTATCATATGTATTCTACTGCTGGCTGTTCTGGGCAGTGTTCTCTACTTCCTCTACAAGACGGGCAAAATTTCGTGTGGACGATCTGGGAAGCAAGACCT cactaAGGTAAAGCCGGGTAAGGATGACATGGTTGGGGAGATGAAGACTGACAAGTCAGAGGAAACAGTGCTTTTACAGGGAATCAACGGCGATAAAAAGCTCTCCAATGACCAG TGA
- the rnf26 gene encoding E3 ubiquitin-protein ligase RNF26, protein MGLVSFVFCSVGKCIEIIFFLLDLNFVIVNSLVRLLVALISFVNSLPMLLTSSVLECWNLTLFCVLTMIDGVSLVTHNMIGGWMQLLGGVLESFKMMGYLSSHLLLRTRELLHRGLLTGHSLLRQAWEGCGIVLSLLLYFVNTIVNLLLIGTQNLYAVVVSMVEAVSCPVQKALELTLTVLTFLYSSLVGTSILLWTPCRLAMEFLSSLGHIFISVFLLNSYGLLLTIGIIVSATVYLNPALPRRGAQHLLNSVNAVPALQRLQRILHRLCQLEMNVWQRLARPGSRIGLWTISASRNAARGGAGDTRHLEGNEVHGAPQNDEAEGGQTGGDDPRPADNQRDVALPSSSTHRPLQKVPSEGDCKRPPADSLLTLLQEQEERKKCVICQDSTKTVVLLPCRHLCLCRECTDILMRQPIYQHNCPLCRHMILQTMDVYL, encoded by the coding sequence ATGGGTCTAGTGAGCTTTGTGTTTTGCTCAGTAGGAAAATGCATTGAAATCATCTTCTTCTTACTGGATTTAAATTTTGTGATTGTGAACTCATTGGTACGTTTACTGGTGGCATTAATCTCCTTTGTGAACAGTCTACCCATGCTACTTACAAGTTCAGTGCTTGAGTGTTGGAATCTCACACTGTTTTGTGTGCTTACTATGATTGATGGGGTGTCGTTAGTGACCCACAACATGATAGGTGGTTGGATGCAGTTGCTAGGAGGTGTGCTGGAGAGCTTTAAAATGATGGGATACCTGTCTTCACATTTACTGCTGCGCACGAGGGAGCTTCTTCATCGGGGACTGCTAACGGGACACAGTTTGCTTCGACAAGCATGGGAGGGCTGTGGAATTGTGCTCAGCCTCTTACTTTACTTTGTCAACACCATCGTTAACCTGCTTCTTATTGGTACACAGAATCTCTATGCCGTGGTGGTTAGCATGGTGGAGGCTGTATCTTGCCCCGTGCAAAAGGCCTTGGAACTGACCCTTACTGTCCTAACATTCCTCTACAGCAGTCTGGTGGGCACCTCCATCCTGCTTTGGACGCCATGCAGACTCGCCATGGAGTTCCTGAGCTCTCTTGGccatattttcatcagtgtcttCTTGCTCAACTCGTATGGCCTGTTGCTTACCATAGGTATCATTGTAAGTGCTACAGTTTACCTGAACCCTGCCTTACCCAGACGTGGAGCTCAGCACCTACTCAATTCAGTCAACGCCGTCCCCGCCTTGCAGCGGTTGCAGAGGATTCTACACCGTCTGTGTCAGCTGGAAATGAACGTTTGGCAGCGGTTAGCCAGGCCCGGCAGTCGCATCGGCTTGTGGACCATCTCGGCGTCAAGAAATGCTGCTAGAGGAGGAGCTGGGGACACCAGACACCTGGAGGGAAACGAAGTCCACGGGGCTCCTCAGAACGATGAGGCCGAAGGGGGACAAACCGGGGGGGACGACCCGCGGCCGGCAGACAATCAACGGGACGTGGCCTTGCCCAGCTCCAGCACGCATAGGCCGCTGCAGAAAGTGCCTTCGGAAGGGGACTGCAAACGACCCCCTGCCGACAGTTTACTGACTTTGCTGCAGGAgcaagaggagaggaagaaatgcGTCATCTGTCAGGACAGCACCAAGACGGTCGTGCTTCTGCCCTGTCGCCATCTGTGCTTGTGCCGAGAATGCACGGACATTCTGATGCGCCAGCCCATATATCAGCACAACTGCCCGCTCTGCCGTCACATGATTCTCCAGACTATGGATGTGTATCTCTGA